In Pseudomonas hamedanensis, a single window of DNA contains:
- the rlmB gene encoding 23S rRNA (guanosine(2251)-2'-O)-methyltransferase RlmB, whose protein sequence is MSQLEKIYGVHAVEALLRHHPKRVKQIWLAESRNDPRVQTLVELANQNRVQVGQAERREMDAWVEGVHQGVVAEVSPSQVWGEAMLDELLDRTEGAPLLLVLDGVTDPHNLGACLRSADAAGALAVIVPKDKSATLTPVVRKVACGAAEVIPLVAVTNLARTLEKLQQRGLWVVGTAGEAEVSIYDQDLTGPTILIMGAEGKGMRRLTREHCDYLVNLPMAGSVSSLNVSVATGVCLFEAQRQRGAKAKAAAKKA, encoded by the coding sequence ATGAGTCAGTTGGAAAAAATCTACGGCGTTCACGCGGTAGAGGCGTTGCTGCGTCACCACCCTAAACGCGTCAAGCAGATCTGGCTGGCGGAAAGCCGCAACGATCCGCGCGTGCAGACGCTGGTGGAACTGGCCAATCAAAACCGGGTTCAGGTCGGCCAGGCCGAACGCCGTGAAATGGACGCCTGGGTTGAAGGCGTTCATCAGGGCGTGGTGGCGGAAGTCAGCCCGAGTCAGGTCTGGGGCGAGGCGATGCTCGACGAGCTGCTGGATCGCACCGAGGGCGCGCCGCTGTTGCTGGTACTCGATGGCGTAACCGATCCGCACAACCTCGGTGCCTGCCTGCGTTCGGCCGATGCGGCCGGCGCGCTGGCGGTGATCGTGCCGAAAGACAAGTCGGCTACTTTGACGCCGGTGGTTCGTAAGGTGGCCTGCGGCGCGGCGGAAGTGATTCCGCTGGTTGCGGTGACCAATCTGGCGCGTACCCTGGAAAAGCTCCAGCAACGTGGCCTGTGGGTAGTGGGCACGGCCGGTGAAGCTGAAGTCAGCATTTATGACCAGGACCTGACCGGCCCGACCATCCTGATCATGGGCGCTGAAGGCAAAGGTATGCGGCGCCTGACTCGCGAACATTGCGACTACCTCGTCAACCTGCCGATGGCCGGTAGCGTCAGCAGCCTCAATGTCTCGGTCGCAACCGGCGTATGCCTGTTCGAAGCCCAGCGCCAGCGTGGCGCGAAGGCCAAGGCTGCCGCGAAAAAAGCCTGA
- the dnaB gene encoding replicative DNA helicase, giving the protein MNDISAPEQYDLQTAALKVPPHSIEAEQAVLGGLMLDNNAWERVLDQVSDGDFYRHDHRLIFRAIAKLADQNSPIDVVTLAEQLDKEGQTSQVGGLGYLGELAKNTPSVANIKAYAQIVRQRATLRQLIGISTEIADSAFNPEGRTAEEILDEAERQIFQIAEARPKTGGPVGVNELLTKAIDRIDTLFNTDNAITGLSTGYTDLDEKTSGLQPSDLIIVAGRPSMGKTTFAMNLVENAVLRSEKAVLVYSLEMPGESLIMRMLSSLGRIDQTKVRSGQLEDDDWPRLTSAVNLLNDRKLFIDDTAGISPSEMRARTRRLVREHGDVGLIMIDYLQLMQIPGSSGDNRTNEISEISRSLKALAKEFNCPVVALSQLNRSLEQRPNKRPVNSDLRESGAIEQDADVIMFVYRDEVYHPETEHKGIAEIIIGKQRNGPIGFIRLAFIGKYTRFENLAPGSYNFDDDE; this is encoded by the coding sequence ATGAACGATATCTCCGCTCCCGAGCAATACGATCTGCAAACCGCTGCCCTGAAGGTGCCGCCACATTCCATCGAGGCCGAACAGGCCGTACTCGGTGGTCTGATGCTGGACAACAACGCCTGGGAACGTGTGCTCGATCAAGTCTCCGACGGCGACTTCTACCGGCATGACCACCGTCTGATCTTCCGTGCGATCGCCAAACTGGCCGATCAGAACTCGCCGATCGACGTTGTGACCCTCGCCGAACAACTGGACAAGGAAGGCCAGACCTCGCAAGTCGGCGGTCTCGGTTACCTGGGCGAACTGGCGAAAAACACGCCGTCCGTCGCCAACATCAAGGCCTATGCGCAGATCGTTCGTCAGCGGGCGACCTTGCGTCAGTTGATCGGTATCAGCACCGAGATCGCCGACAGCGCGTTCAACCCTGAAGGCCGCACCGCCGAAGAGATCCTCGACGAAGCCGAACGGCAGATCTTCCAGATCGCCGAAGCGCGACCGAAGACTGGCGGTCCGGTCGGCGTCAACGAGCTGTTGACCAAGGCCATCGATCGCATCGACACCCTGTTCAACACCGACAACGCCATTACCGGCCTGTCCACCGGTTACACCGACCTCGACGAGAAAACCAGCGGCCTGCAACCCTCCGACCTGATCATCGTCGCCGGCCGTCCATCGATGGGCAAAACCACGTTCGCGATGAACCTGGTGGAAAACGCCGTGTTGCGCAGCGAAAAAGCCGTCCTCGTGTACTCCCTCGAGATGCCTGGCGAATCGCTGATCATGCGTATGCTGTCTTCGCTCGGCCGTATCGACCAGACCAAAGTGCGTTCCGGCCAACTGGAAGATGACGATTGGCCACGCCTGACTTCCGCAGTCAATCTGCTCAACGATCGCAAACTGTTCATCGACGACACCGCCGGCATCAGTCCTTCGGAAATGCGTGCGCGTACCCGACGTCTGGTGCGTGAACACGGCGATGTCGGCCTGATCATGATCGACTACCTGCAACTGATGCAGATCCCCGGTTCGAGCGGTGACAACCGGACCAACGAAATTTCCGAGATTTCGCGATCCCTGAAAGCCCTGGCCAAGGAATTCAACTGCCCGGTGGTTGCCCTGTCGCAGCTCAACCGTTCCCTCGAACAGCGCCCGAACAAGCGCCCGGTGAACTCCGACTTGCGTGAATCCGGAGCGATCGAGCAGGACGCCGACGTGATCATGTTCGTCTACCGCGACGAGGTGTATCACCCGGAAACCGAACACAAGGGCATCGCCGAAATCATCATCGGCAAACAGCGGAACGGCCCGATCGGTTTTATTCGCCTGGCATTCATCGGCAAATACACGCGCTTCGAAAACCTCGCCCCGGGCAGCTACAACTTCGACGACGACGAGTGA
- the rplI gene encoding 50S ribosomal protein L9, with protein sequence MQLILLEKIANLGNLGDKVNVKAGYGRNYLLPFGKATAATAANLAAFEERRAELEKAAADRKASAESRAAQLAELEVTITATAGDEGKLFGSIGTHDIADALTASGVEVAKSEVRLPNGTIRNVGEFDVAVHLHAEVEATVRVVVVAA encoded by the coding sequence ATGCAACTGATCCTTCTGGAAAAAATCGCCAACCTGGGCAACCTGGGCGACAAAGTAAACGTTAAGGCCGGTTACGGCCGTAACTACCTGCTGCCTTTCGGCAAGGCTACCGCTGCGACCGCTGCCAACCTGGCTGCGTTCGAAGAGCGTCGCGCCGAGCTGGAAAAAGCTGCCGCAGACCGTAAAGCATCGGCTGAAAGCCGTGCTGCCCAACTGGCCGAGCTGGAAGTGACTATCACTGCCACCGCTGGCGACGAAGGCAAGCTGTTCGGTTCGATCGGTACTCACGACATCGCTGACGCACTGACCGCCTCCGGCGTTGAAGTTGCGAAGAGCGAAGTTCGTCTGCCGAACGGCACCATCCGCAACGTGGGTGAATTCGACGTGGCCGTGCACCTGCACGCCGAAGTTGAAGCCACCGTACGCGTTGTCGTGGTAGCAGCTTAA
- a CDS encoding NEL-type E3 ubiquitin ligase domain-containing protein, protein MTVNEFDPPAQPPATPAPQPLEHYRVPATARLPAPDERGLRTFKGRHYVDLPDGLVVQVATDAQTGLVRATLANERLPSGPELVRDAISGRWEVRSDLEPILFPLSASRLEAFRTALDFTGVEPGGDGTFHHDNKLYVVIGEHAYQVLHDADSSSPSVPVLRIVRTEDPVAHDEGNRYVASRPGRSQAIVRDPRDGWVGVNVAGVGGMRRGEPQRTLSQRLADRFATLANRLHSPESRVRKLFPTFDEQQIAAYVRSLGDDVAGALTRREADYKTLKNALQDWTGTNAQSPAIKAWAQRVALEIKRCWRHETGAILKLTGASATLPALTADFSHVRTLELNGILWSGTGETFLNGFSGLQRLSITDCGLDKLPAAMTGMPDLQTLDLHANRLELDEQSAAALGTMVTLEHIDLSANPLGRHPDFSAMSRLKTLNLRSTQLEQWPIGLTQHSGLERLDLRDNLLREVPEALVAPAADQFERIYRINAVTLIERNDFPAGYWKTLEAFWQRVAAAPSHPGIDPLPGAFRLDSDIPEVAIVQRLYPDKTPQEARAYLIALGDDADTLLAQRIEQLDLLESQLQGYVAAQETGTASGSPGETSARRVARIIKACWLDDSVQTLRITAGSGPLPALTLDFSHVKRLDLLSITWSDDADTFLGNFANLEQLSINQCGLKTLPAVVGGMHSLRRLDLSANRIELDEPGAATLSALSRLTIIDLSHNPSLDLCPDFSAMAGLISVNMNNTGIRHWPTGLEDKSALTGLDLRNNRLREVPGHLLEPTLEKMPGIARINGATLLLGNDFPSDYWRHFDAYWRQLSDAYPELMDPLRPDAFDSENSLAQRYKKLFPAKSIKACREFLWNLEADSVNGRLEALEQEFGQLKSQLDDWVFSGGGNRQRYVRANQLQINAQTRNDRTAARDRIIACWRRETAQKHAVDGTPIGLELDLSGLILPTLPDLSIDFSHVGSLNLARMNLAESPEGFLTRFRHLRWLDMSNNRLRELPPAVGEMHAMTRLFLHGNQLQLTDETAAILAGRVTLRALWLNNNPQLGVLPDFSQITDMRSIDLSTTGISSWPRGLFDQPLLDSINLSHNRITTIPDFVTAPPADRLAQSVRANNSTRVTNNPLVDTTAAQLAGYVQRLRDAGLALNRGPNLVTSSQLVARQPDRNPLELREQWISGLSADEVTARRAQWRMLRELEGSDGFFNIIESRSGHADFRRQVWEVIDVMTDNDAQSRALRRELFDRACEAGCTDLAAATFTDLQILAVTHKARMQARQDKNGAPLVTLSRGLFRLKQVDDIAAAHVASSRLIINDPATSEAQRNVHRRRIRDQHEVTMAYRFGLKDRLQLPFQPQALTFILMAEVTPGMLEVAYNKVIVLNDSPEEFQALVSMDFWQDFVIYKYQTQFEASRQPFQDRQAALDSQYAQEQLTEAQYIAQTNDGQAQLAIAEAALIQELTRQELQPRTTVETSPADESAAQTPA, encoded by the coding sequence GTGACCGTCAACGAATTCGATCCGCCCGCACAACCGCCTGCCACGCCTGCACCACAACCCCTTGAACACTACCGGGTACCTGCCACCGCACGGCTTCCAGCTCCCGACGAACGAGGCCTGCGGACATTCAAGGGACGCCACTATGTCGACTTGCCCGACGGCTTGGTCGTACAGGTCGCGACGGACGCGCAAACGGGTCTGGTACGCGCCACCTTGGCCAACGAACGACTACCCTCCGGCCCGGAGCTGGTGCGCGATGCCATCAGCGGACGCTGGGAAGTGCGCAGCGACCTGGAGCCGATCCTCTTCCCGCTGTCCGCAAGTCGGCTGGAAGCGTTCCGGACTGCACTGGATTTTACCGGCGTCGAACCTGGCGGCGACGGTACGTTTCACCACGATAACAAGCTCTATGTGGTCATCGGTGAGCACGCCTATCAGGTTCTGCACGATGCTGACTCGTCATCACCGTCAGTACCGGTGCTGCGGATCGTGCGCACTGAAGATCCGGTTGCCCATGACGAAGGCAACCGGTACGTGGCCTCCCGCCCGGGTCGCTCGCAAGCGATCGTTCGCGACCCTCGCGACGGCTGGGTCGGCGTCAACGTGGCAGGGGTTGGCGGCATGCGCCGTGGCGAACCGCAACGAACGCTGTCGCAACGACTGGCGGACCGGTTTGCCACGCTTGCCAACCGCCTGCACAGCCCGGAGTCGCGCGTGCGAAAGCTGTTTCCGACGTTTGACGAGCAGCAGATCGCTGCCTATGTGCGTTCGCTGGGGGACGATGTCGCAGGTGCACTGACGCGGCGTGAAGCCGATTACAAAACCCTGAAAAACGCTCTGCAGGACTGGACCGGGACCAACGCGCAATCGCCGGCCATCAAGGCGTGGGCGCAACGGGTTGCGCTGGAGATCAAACGCTGCTGGCGCCATGAGACCGGCGCAATCCTGAAGCTGACTGGCGCCAGCGCGACGCTGCCGGCACTGACAGCAGATTTCAGCCACGTGCGCACGCTGGAGCTGAACGGGATCCTTTGGTCAGGCACTGGCGAAACGTTTCTTAACGGTTTTTCCGGCCTGCAACGCCTGTCCATCACCGATTGCGGACTGGATAAGCTGCCCGCTGCCATGACCGGAATGCCCGATCTGCAGACGCTGGATCTGCATGCCAATCGCCTGGAGCTCGACGAACAATCCGCCGCCGCCCTGGGCACGATGGTGACTCTGGAGCACATCGACCTGTCCGCTAACCCGTTGGGCAGACACCCTGACTTCAGCGCCATGTCGCGACTCAAGACACTGAATCTGCGTAGCACGCAATTGGAGCAATGGCCCATCGGCCTGACGCAGCACAGCGGCCTCGAGCGGCTCGACCTGCGCGACAATCTTCTGCGCGAGGTGCCTGAGGCACTCGTCGCGCCGGCTGCTGATCAGTTTGAACGGATCTACCGGATCAACGCCGTCACGCTGATCGAACGCAACGATTTTCCTGCCGGTTACTGGAAAACGCTGGAAGCATTCTGGCAACGCGTGGCAGCCGCCCCGTCGCATCCGGGCATCGACCCCCTGCCGGGCGCGTTCAGACTCGACAGTGACATTCCCGAAGTGGCGATTGTGCAACGGCTGTATCCGGATAAAACCCCGCAAGAGGCCAGAGCCTACTTAATCGCCTTGGGCGACGATGCAGATACGCTCCTGGCGCAACGGATCGAACAACTGGATTTGCTCGAATCTCAGTTGCAAGGTTATGTCGCGGCCCAAGAGACCGGCACGGCCAGCGGCAGCCCGGGCGAAACATCGGCACGACGCGTCGCCCGGATCATCAAGGCATGCTGGCTCGACGATTCCGTGCAAACGTTGAGGATCACCGCAGGCAGCGGTCCGCTCCCAGCGTTGACGCTGGACTTCAGCCATGTAAAGCGACTCGACCTCTTGTCCATCACCTGGTCGGATGACGCCGACACTTTTCTCGGCAACTTTGCCAATCTGGAGCAGCTGTCCATCAACCAGTGCGGGCTGAAGACGTTACCCGCCGTGGTGGGTGGAATGCACTCTCTGCGCCGCCTGGACCTGAGCGCCAACCGCATTGAACTGGATGAGCCAGGCGCGGCCACACTCAGCGCGCTGAGCCGTCTGACGATCATCGATCTGTCCCATAACCCGTCACTCGATCTGTGTCCGGATTTCAGCGCGATGGCTGGCTTGATTTCGGTGAACATGAACAACACCGGCATCCGTCATTGGCCGACCGGGCTGGAGGACAAATCTGCCCTGACGGGCCTGGACCTGCGCAATAACCGCTTGCGGGAGGTGCCAGGCCATCTGCTTGAGCCGACGCTTGAAAAAATGCCAGGCATCGCCCGGATAAACGGCGCGACACTGCTGCTGGGCAACGATTTCCCGTCCGACTACTGGCGCCACTTCGACGCCTACTGGCGCCAACTGAGCGACGCCTATCCGGAGCTGATGGACCCTCTACGTCCTGATGCCTTCGACAGTGAAAACTCGCTGGCGCAGCGCTATAAAAAACTGTTCCCGGCTAAAAGCATCAAGGCCTGCCGGGAGTTCCTCTGGAATCTGGAAGCGGATAGCGTCAACGGGCGGCTGGAGGCTCTGGAACAGGAGTTCGGCCAGTTGAAAAGTCAGCTCGATGATTGGGTATTTTCCGGAGGCGGCAATCGCCAGCGCTACGTTCGCGCCAATCAGTTACAGATCAACGCTCAGACCCGCAACGACCGTACAGCGGCACGGGATCGCATCATCGCCTGCTGGCGCCGGGAAACCGCGCAAAAGCACGCCGTCGATGGCACGCCGATTGGCCTGGAGCTGGACCTCAGCGGTCTGATACTGCCGACCCTGCCGGACCTGAGCATCGACTTCAGCCACGTCGGCTCACTCAATCTGGCCCGAATGAACCTGGCTGAATCCCCGGAAGGTTTTCTGACGCGCTTTCGGCATCTGCGCTGGCTGGACATGTCGAACAACCGGCTCAGGGAACTGCCGCCGGCCGTTGGGGAAATGCATGCAATGACGCGCCTGTTTCTCCACGGCAACCAGCTCCAGCTGACCGATGAGACGGCCGCGATCCTCGCCGGGCGGGTTACGCTCAGGGCGCTTTGGCTCAACAACAACCCGCAATTGGGCGTCTTGCCGGATTTCAGCCAGATAACGGACATGCGTTCGATCGATCTGTCGACCACGGGCATTTCCAGCTGGCCCAGGGGGCTGTTCGACCAGCCACTGCTGGACTCCATCAACCTGAGCCACAACCGGATCACCACCATTCCGGACTTCGTCACCGCGCCGCCTGCCGATCGCCTGGCGCAATCGGTGCGGGCCAACAACAGCACGCGGGTGACCAATAACCCGCTCGTCGACACCACTGCCGCCCAACTGGCAGGCTATGTTCAACGGCTCAGAGACGCAGGGCTGGCATTGAACCGTGGCCCCAACCTGGTCACGTCCTCACAGCTCGTGGCACGCCAACCCGATCGCAATCCTCTGGAGCTGCGTGAGCAATGGATTAGCGGACTCTCCGCCGACGAGGTCACCGCACGGCGAGCGCAATGGCGGATGTTGCGCGAGCTGGAAGGGTCTGACGGTTTTTTCAACATTATCGAAAGCCGTTCCGGGCATGCTGACTTTCGACGTCAGGTCTGGGAAGTGATCGATGTCATGACCGACAACGATGCGCAATCACGGGCGCTGCGCAGAGAGCTGTTTGATCGAGCTTGCGAAGCGGGTTGTACCGACCTCGCGGCAGCGACCTTTACCGATTTGCAAATCCTCGCGGTAACCCACAAGGCACGTATGCAGGCCCGCCAGGATAAGAACGGAGCGCCACTGGTGACATTGTCCAGAGGGTTGTTCCGCCTGAAACAGGTGGATGACATCGCCGCCGCGCACGTCGCCTCCAGCCGGTTGATTATCAACGATCCGGCAACATCCGAGGCACAGCGCAACGTTCATCGTCGCCGCATACGCGATCAGCATGAAGTGACCATGGCGTATCGCTTCGGCCTGAAGGACCGGCTGCAATTACCGTTTCAGCCACAGGCACTGACTTTTATCCTGATGGCCGAGGTGACACCGGGCATGCTTGAGGTCGCCTATAACAAGGTGATAGTTCTGAATGATTCACCTGAGGAATTTCAGGCGTTGGTGTCCATGGACTTCTGGCAGGATTTCGTCATTTACAAATACCAGACGCAATTCGAAGCCAGTCGGCAGCCCTTTCAGGACCGGCAAGCCGCACTGGACAGCCAGTATGCTCAGGAGCAACTGACCGAAGCCCAGTACATTGCACAGACCAACGATGGGCAGGCACAACTGGCGATTGCCGAAGCGGCGCTGATCCAGGAACTGACCCGGCAAGAGCTGCAACCTCGTACCACCGTCGAGACATCGCCTGCCGATGAATCGGCGGCTCAGACGCCTGCCTGA
- the rpsF gene encoding 30S ribosomal protein S6, giving the protein MRHYEIIFLVHPDQSEQVGGMVERYTKLIEEDGGKIHRLEDWGRRQLAYAINNVHKAHYVMLNVECTGKALAELEDNFRYNDAVIRNLVIRRDEAVTGQSEMLKAEENRSERRERRDRPEHEGAEGTDIDDSDNSDNADE; this is encoded by the coding sequence ATGCGTCATTACGAAATCATCTTTCTGGTCCACCCGGATCAGAGCGAGCAAGTCGGCGGCATGGTTGAGCGTTACACCAAGCTGATCGAAGAAGACGGCGGCAAAATCCACCGTCTGGAAGACTGGGGCCGTCGTCAACTGGCCTACGCAATCAACAATGTTCACAAGGCTCACTACGTGATGCTGAACGTTGAGTGCACTGGCAAGGCCCTGGCCGAGCTGGAAGACAACTTCCGCTACAACGATGCAGTGATCCGTAACCTGGTCATCCGTCGCGACGAAGCCGTTACCGGCCAGTCCGAGATGCTCAAGGCTGAAGAAAACCGCAGTGAGCGCCGTGAGCGTCGCGACCGTCCTGAGCACGAAGGCGCCGAAGGCACCGACATTGATGACAGCGACAACAGCGATAACGCTGACGAGTAA
- the rnr gene encoding ribonuclease R, translating into MADWQSLDPEAAREAEKYENPIPSRELILAHLADRGSPAAREQLVEEFGLTTEDQIEALRRRLRAMERDAQLIYTRRGTYAPVDKLDLILGRISGHRDGFGFLVPDDGSDDLFMSPAQMRLVFDGDRALARVSGLDRRGRREGVIVEVVSRAHETIVGRYFEEGGIGFVVADNPKIQQEVLVTPGRNANAQIGQFVEVKITHWPTPRFQPQGDVVEVVGNYMAPGMEIDVALRTYDIPHVWPEAVLKEAAKLKPEVEEKDKEKRIDLRHLPFVTIDGEDARDFDDAVYCEAKPGKLRLFSGGWKLYVAIADVSSYVKIGSALDNEAQVRGNSVYFPERVIPMLPEQLSNGLCSLNPQVDRLAMVCEMTISKSGEMTDYCFYEAVIHSHARLTYNKVSAMLETPKATEARKLRGEYTDVVPHLKQLYALYKVLLAARHVRGAIDFETQETRIIFGSERKIAEIRPTVRNDAHKLIEECMLAANVATAEFLKKHEIPALYRVHAGPPPERLEKLRAFLGELGLSLHKGKDGPSPKDYQALLASIKDRPDFHLIQTVMLRSLSQAVYSAENDGHFGLNYEAYTHFTSPIRRYPDLLTHRAIRSVIHSKQDTPHVRRAGAMTIPKARIYPYDEPALEQLGEQCSMSERRADEATRDVTNWLKCEFMKDRVGESFPGVITAVTGFGLFVELTDIYVEGLVHVTALPGDYYHFDPVHHRLAGERTGRSFRLGDTVEVRVMRVDLDERKIDFEMAEKTISAPIGRKKRGAETAAPAAKSAEEKAPAKTASRRPAKEKVAEAYRPSDAVAKNAELRKSRELKKALLADAKNGGKAASGGKTGRSAPEATGGKPAKPSKHRKGPPKAGSAPAKSGGARKPKAKS; encoded by the coding sequence ATGGCCGATTGGCAGTCCCTCGATCCCGAGGCCGCTCGTGAAGCGGAAAAATACGAAAACCCTATTCCCAGCCGCGAACTGATCCTGGCGCACCTCGCCGATCGGGGTTCGCCTGCTGCCCGCGAGCAACTGGTCGAAGAGTTTGGTCTGACCACGGAAGACCAGATCGAAGCCCTGCGCCGCCGCTTGCGCGCCATGGAGCGCGATGCGCAACTGATCTATACCCGCCGCGGCACCTACGCGCCGGTAGACAAGCTCGATCTGATCCTCGGTCGCATCAGCGGTCACCGTGACGGTTTTGGCTTCCTGGTGCCGGACGATGGCAGCGACGATCTGTTCATGAGCCCGGCGCAAATGCGTCTGGTGTTCGACGGCGACCGTGCGCTGGCCCGTGTTTCCGGTCTCGACCGTCGCGGTCGCCGCGAAGGCGTGATCGTCGAAGTGGTATCCCGCGCGCACGAAACCATCGTGGGTCGCTACTTCGAAGAGGGCGGCATCGGCTTCGTCGTTGCGGATAATCCGAAAATCCAACAGGAAGTGCTGGTCACCCCAGGCCGTAACGCCAACGCGCAGATCGGTCAGTTCGTCGAGGTGAAAATCACCCACTGGCCGACGCCGCGCTTTCAGCCGCAAGGCGATGTGGTCGAAGTGGTCGGCAACTACATGGCGCCGGGCATGGAAATCGATGTCGCGCTGCGTACCTACGACATTCCGCACGTCTGGCCTGAAGCGGTTCTGAAAGAAGCGGCGAAGCTCAAGCCGGAAGTTGAAGAAAAAGACAAAGAGAAGCGCATCGACCTGCGCCATCTGCCGTTCGTCACCATCGACGGCGAAGATGCTCGCGACTTCGACGATGCGGTCTATTGCGAAGCCAAACCGGGCAAGCTGCGCCTGTTCTCCGGCGGCTGGAAGTTGTACGTGGCGATTGCCGACGTTTCCAGCTACGTGAAGATCGGCTCGGCGCTGGACAACGAAGCCCAGGTGCGCGGCAACTCGGTGTATTTCCCCGAGCGCGTGATCCCGATGCTGCCCGAGCAGCTGTCCAACGGCCTGTGCTCGCTGAACCCGCAAGTCGATCGTCTGGCCATGGTTTGCGAGATGACCATCTCCAAGTCTGGCGAAATGACCGACTACTGCTTCTACGAAGCGGTGATCCATTCCCACGCCCGTCTGACCTACAACAAGGTCAGTGCGATGCTGGAAACGCCGAAGGCTACCGAGGCGCGCAAATTGCGCGGCGAGTACACCGACGTCGTACCGCACCTCAAGCAGCTCTATGCCCTGTACAAAGTGTTGCTGGCCGCTCGTCACGTGCGTGGCGCGATCGATTTCGAGACGCAGGAAACCCGGATCATCTTCGGTTCCGAGCGCAAGATCGCCGAAATCCGTCCGACCGTCCGCAACGATGCGCACAAGTTGATCGAGGAGTGCATGCTGGCCGCCAACGTGGCCACCGCCGAATTCCTCAAGAAACACGAGATTCCTGCGCTGTACCGCGTTCACGCTGGTCCGCCGCCAGAGCGTCTGGAAAAGCTGCGCGCCTTCCTCGGTGAGCTCGGTTTGTCCCTGCACAAAGGCAAGGACGGTCCGTCGCCGAAGGATTATCAGGCCCTGCTCGCGAGCATCAAGGATCGTCCGGATTTCCACCTGATCCAGACGGTTATGCTGCGTTCGTTGAGTCAGGCGGTGTACAGCGCTGAAAACGATGGTCACTTTGGCCTGAATTACGAAGCCTATACCCACTTCACCTCGCCGATCCGTCGTTATCCGGATCTGCTCACGCACCGCGCGATCCGCAGCGTGATCCATTCGAAACAAGACACCCCGCACGTTCGCCGTGCCGGTGCGATGACCATTCCGAAGGCGCGCATCTATCCGTACGACGAGCCGGCGCTGGAGCAGCTCGGCGAGCAGTGCTCGATGAGCGAGCGCCGCGCCGACGAAGCGACCCGTGACGTAACGAACTGGCTCAAGTGCGAGTTCATGAAGGATCGCGTTGGCGAGTCGTTCCCGGGCGTAATCACCGCCGTGACCGGTTTTGGTCTGTTCGTCGAACTGACCGATATCTACGTCGAAGGCCTGGTGCACGTCACCGCGTTGCCTGGCGATTACTACCACTTCGATCCTGTGCATCACCGCCTGGCGGGCGAGCGCACCGGTCGCAGCTTCCGTCTTGGCGACACCGTTGAAGTACGCGTCATGCGCGTCGACCTCGACGAGCGCAAGATCGACTTCGAGATGGCGGAAAAAACCATCAGCGCGCCGATCGGTCGCAAAAAACGTGGCGCCGAAACCGCCGCGCCTGCTGCCAAGTCTGCGGAGGAAAAGGCTCCAGCGAAAACCGCCAGCCGTCGTCCGGCCAAGGAAAAGGTTGCCGAAGCCTATCGCCCAAGCGATGCCGTGGCGAAAAACGCGGAACTGCGTAAAAGCCGTGAATTGAAAAAGGCCTTGCTGGCCGATGCGAAAAACGGTGGTAAAGCGGCGTCCGGGGGAAAGACCGGGCGGTCGGCGCCTGAGGCGACCGGCGGCAAGCCAGCCAAACCGAGCAAACACCGTAAAGGCCCGCCGAAAGCGGGTTCTGCTCCAGCCAAAAGTGGCGGGGCGCGTAAACCGAAGGCGAAGTCATGA
- the rpsR gene encoding 30S ribosomal protein S18: MARFFRRRKFCRFTAEDVKEIDYKDLNTLKAYVSETGKIVPSRITGTKARYQRQLATAIKRARFLALLAYTDSHGR, from the coding sequence ATGGCACGTTTCTTCCGTCGTCGTAAATTCTGCCGCTTCACCGCTGAAGACGTGAAAGAGATCGATTACAAAGATCTCAACACTCTGAAAGCTTACGTATCCGAGACCGGCAAAATCGTTCCAAGCCGCATCACCGGTACCAAAGCTCGTTATCAGCGTCAGCTGGCCACCGCTATCAAGCGCGCCCGCTTCCTGGCCCTGCTGGCCTACACCGACAGCCACGGCCGCTGA